One Aegilops tauschii subsp. strangulata cultivar AL8/78 chromosome 7, Aet v6.0, whole genome shotgun sequence genomic window carries:
- the LOC109763645 gene encoding uncharacterized protein, which translates to MENDEEWMTIDATLICWFYTTISKDLFHTVVSAEDDAHAVWTKLNGLFTDNALQRKVFLHGEFFGCQQHDSSIDDYCMRLKKHVDELRDLGEKVSEELLLSTLIAGLNNDFGNAASNLPFITDPTFPKVVAYLKLEERRMRMSRTRPTHTALTTGTRGGAPPAAPAPQPRPGPGPFQAPPLPGFPYQ; encoded by the coding sequence ATGGAGAACGATGAAGAGTGGATGACCATCGACGCCACTCTCATCTGTTGGTTCTACACCACCATCTCGAAGGACCTCTTCCACACGGTGGTCTCCGCCGAGGATGATGCTCATGCCGTCTGGACCAAGCTCAACGGTCTCTTCACTGACAATGCGCTCCAACGCAAGGTTTTCTTGCATGGCGAGTTTTTTGGGTGTCAGCAGCACGACTCGTCTATTGACGACTATTGCATGCGCCTCAAGAAGCATGTCGACGAGCTCCGTGACCTTGGTGAGAAGGTCTCCGAGGAGCTTCTTCTCAGCACGCTCATCGCCGGCCTGAACAACGACTTCGGAAACGCCGCCTCAAACCTCCCCTTCATCACCGATCCGACTTTTCCCAAGGTCGTGGCGTACCTGAAGCTCGAGGAACGGAGGATGAGGATGTCGCGCACTCGGCCCACTCACACGGCCCTCACCACCGGCACCCGCGGTGGTGCCCCGCCCGCCGCCCCAGCTCCTCAGCCGCGGCCCGGTCCGGGCCCCTTCCAGGCGCCGCCCCTGCCCGGGTTCCCATACCAGTAG